In one Anas platyrhynchos isolate ZD024472 breed Pekin duck chromosome 8, IASCAAS_PekinDuck_T2T, whole genome shotgun sequence genomic region, the following are encoded:
- the GPR88 gene encoding G protein-coupled receptor 88 — protein sequence MPNASSWSASSPLLLLWEDSSGPRIFLSLLYAALAISGTLSNVMVIYLVFSFKKLQTTSNAFIVNGCAADLSVCALWMPQEAVLGLLPPNSSSLRSAEYRLLRGGLLGLGLTVSLASHLLVAFNRYVLITKLPSVYQALYQRRHTGCMIGLSWALALLLLPLLPGLWTPGSAPQPPPRQPAGGSRYTALLLALAVLGQTALLLHCYLGIVRRVRGSAKRVSVLNFHLLHQLPFPAAPPPPRRAQRRLSSVSVLLLCCVFLLGTQPLVWVSLLAFFLRPAPAALQAASWLLLCSLSALNPLLYTWRSEEFRRAARSVLPRAEGSAAPRHPAAAAAGPAAATAAPPCPQLPRRRGTVCGAPAAPR from the coding sequence ATGCCCAACGCCTCTTCCTGGAGTGCCAGctcgccgctgctgctgctctgggaggaCTCCTCCGGGCCCCGCATCTTCCTGTCGCTGCTCTACGCGGCCCTCGCTATCTCAGGGACCTTATCCAACGTGATGGTCATCTACCTGGTGTTCTCCTTCAAGAAGCTGCAGACCACCAGCAACGCCTTCATCGTCAACGGCTGCGCGGCCGACCTCAGCGTGTGCGCCCTGTGGATGCCCCAGGAggccgtgctggggctgctgccccccaaCTCCTCTTCCCTGCGCTCGGCCGAGTACCGCCTGCTCCGCGGGGGGCTCCTGGGCCTCGGCCTCACCGTCTCGCTGGCCTCCCACCTGCTGGTGGCCTTCAACAGGTACGTGCTCATCACCAAGCTGCCCAGCGTCTACCAGGCCCTCTACCAGCGCCGGCACACGGGCTGCATGATCGGGCTCTCCTgggccctggccctgctgctgctgccgctgctgcccgGCCTCTGGACGCCGGGCTCGGCCCCGCAGCCGCCCCCCCGGCAGCCGGCCGGCGGCTCCCGCTACACCGCGCTGCTGCTGGCGCTGGCCGTGCTGGGCCAGAcggcgctgctgctgcactgctaCCTCGGCATCGTGCGCCGGGTGCGGGGCAGCGCCAAGCGGGTCAGCGTCCTCAACTTCCACCTCCTGCACCAGCTGCCCttccccgccgccccgccgccgccccgccgcgcccaGCGCCGCCTCAGCAGCGTctcggtgctgctgctctgctgcgtCTTCCTGCTGGGCACCCAGCCGCTGGTCTGGGTCAGCCTGCTCGCCTTCTTCCTGCGCCCGGCGCCGGCGGCGCTGCAGGCggccagctggctgctgctctgctcgcTCTCGGCGCTCAACCCGCTGCTCTACACGTGGCGCAGCGAGGAGTTCCGACGGGCGGCGCGCTCCGTCCTGCCCCGCGCCGAGGGCTCGGCCGCCCCGCGACaccccgcggccgccgccgccggccccgccgccgccaccgccgccccGCCCTGCCCGCAGCTGCCGCGGCGCCGGGGCACGGTGTGCGGAgcccccgccgcgccgcgctgA